Within the Mugil cephalus isolate CIBA_MC_2020 chromosome 1, CIBA_Mcephalus_1.1, whole genome shotgun sequence genome, the region TCTTCAGGCCGGAGATGATGTTGAGTTCACCatcaaagacagaaatgtaagactaaagtttttttttgtttgttttgtgttttttagctGTACAATCCACAAACACTCAGCTCAATAGTGAACATGCGTTGGATCCGCTTTTGATCAATTTTGACACTTTTAACTGTTGAACAACTCCGCAGGGTAAGGAAGTTGCAACAGATGTGAGGCTGCTCCCCCAAGGAACTGTCATCTTCGAGGATATCAGCATCGAGCAGTTTGAAGGCACCGTTGTTAAGGTCATCCCCAAGGTTCCCACTAAAAACCAGGCAAGTACATTACATAAACTATATAATAGAAGGTGCTATGGTGGAAAAGAACATCACACTCTGACAACAATATTCAATTTTCTTCCACAGAATGACCCTCTACCAGGGCGTATCAGCGCAAGGATTGGATTCACTGACAAGGAACTGCCATTTGGCGAGAAAGACACAAAGTCCAAGGTGACACTTTTGGAGGGAGATCACATTCAATTCAACATCTCTACTGATCGCAGAGACAAGCTGGAGAGAGCAACCAACATCGACATCCTCCCAGACACCTTCGACTTCACTAAGGAGACCCGAGAAATGGTGAGTGTTTAACCACTCATATTTTGTACTGCATGACCACAGTCGAAATAAATTATTGACTGGAAAGGGAGTCCATATTCATTGTATTCAAATTGATATTTTATGTCACCAAATCTTCTAGGGGGTGATTGCAGCTATACGTGATGGGTTTGGTTTCATTAAGTGTGTGGATCGGGATGCCAGGATGTTCTTTCACTTCAGTGAAGTCCTGGAGGAGAGCCAACTGCACATCTCAGATGAAGTGGAGTTCACTGTTGTGCCTGTAGGTCCTGTTTATAAGCTTTTCAAAAAAGTATGTATTATGTTATTTCTTAAGAATGCGCATTCTAATTATTGTAAATAAGAAACTAAAATGTCTTGCTGTCACCAGGATATGTTGTCGGCTCAGAGGAATCATGCAGTGCGCATCAAGAAGCTTCCGAAAGGCACAGTGTCCTTCCATACCCAGTCTGAGCAGCGATTTGTGGGTGTTGTGGAAAAAGAGGTTCTTGCAACCACCAAGAATGCCAGTCCCACCAAGGGCAAGGAAAAGGTACAGTAGTTTATCAATTACTTTAGGTTCCCAACCTTCCTCATCTACCccttttttccagtttttgttttagttctaATGTTCCTTTTTGCTTTCTCCAATCACTTCCTCCTGTTCATGCTCCTTGTTGGTTAGAAAAAAGACAAGGTAGGACTGAGACCTTCTGCATGAAGCTACATGAATGTCTCACAAATAAAGCGCTCATTTTGTAATTATACAAACCTGCCGTGTATCAGCAACTCAATACTGTAAGTTTGACTAACATTTAGTCTAAGAAATATTTGGATTTGTAGACTTTTCTTACCATCTTAAAGTAAAATTTCAACAAGAAATGCAGTGTAGGATTTCTGTGTTGTGATGTTGACAAACCTCGCTGTCTAATGGGTGTGTGTCTCTCTTATTGTTCAAGGGTAAAGTTGTAGAAAAGGTTAGTTTTTAAAGGCCTCTGGCCCTCTGATTGTTTCTTTTACTCCTATGCGCTTGTTCAGACCTTACATTGAATTCAGTCTCGCAATTTAGTCGCAAGTGACTATCTTGAGGTACCCGTGTTCAGAACTGGGATTAACGCGTATCTCCAGATGTGTATTCCAATTAACCCTGACATAATCTGGGGTCCAGTAGAATTTTGTAACAACTGCTGGTTCTAATGGATCTGTACCACTGCTTGAAAACCGAgcactgttttatgttttgtgtgcgtgcgtcatGACTTTTCGTTTCACATggcaagtttttatttattgatcttgTCCCTAACTTTAGTTGCACAAACCTCAGATTATAACGCCAACCCTGAAAGTTTCCATACGTACCAGGCATGTAATTAAAGTAAATGAGGAAATACTTGACTATACACTCATTATATATCATAATGACAGTGTCAATAATGAACACAgactctgtctttttctcatATTAAGTACTTACATTTGTAAATTCCtacttgaatttatttattctttagttGATTAACAGCTACGTGGACGGGACATTTTAGAATAGGAGTTGtacactgttttctttttctagaCAAAACTCAGCTGATGCAGGAAGCCCCCTGTTGAGTGTAGGAGGTCTTTAGTGTGACTCAGAATGCATTGCGTTAACACTACCAAAGACTGAGAAATATGTGAACCAGACCACCTCCAATTGTGTCTTTAATGCGACCTGGATGTgtcctgggggtgttcacacctgtcttttgcGTGATCAGATTGCCCAGATCGGATCtgaatgcaaggtctgaacaggccttTCAGTTCACAGCATGGTATCTGCTCACCAATTAACAAAGGAAATCAAGTGCGGTCAATGATTCACTGAGTAGAAGGGCTGCACAATTAAGACAAAATGGTAGTCCTGGTTACACTATGGTTTTTGGGGAACAGTCTgtacagtgtctgtgtgtgtgtattccatATTGTTTTGGTCTTAAAAGGTCCAACATTACCAGAAATTAGTGATttagtccctttttttttttttttttgtttacactaAAATGTGAGATAATTGCTGAATGTGCTCTGTGGTGGCTCTTAAAACAATTAACAGTATTAGCAGAAACCCAACAACCGATTTAATAGTGTAAGTAGTCTATTTGTTGTCTGTGACCTAGTAAGGAGACCAGTTTTAAATTCTAAACTATATCCTCACTTTTCTAAGTATTAAATGCCTGTCATGGCacctgtacattttttttttttaaataaacgctgtgattggttcaaacaATTACTGTTCCcaataaatgaaaccacaatAGTAATGGGTAATTATGCAGCCCTATATTGTAGCTGTTGTAGATGCTAACCAACTAGTCTGCTACAGAATGATGCATTGCACACACTGATGCCTCTCATGCTTGTATAGACTATTCACACAACGTGTTCTAATACACTAGAAGCactaaattagatttttattagtTGAGGCCTTTCTTTTGAAATTGGAGATATTGGCAGCTAATCTGTGTTTTGAGAAAGCTACAGCATTGATGAGATTTTTGGACATGGCTGTGGCCAGAGGGATTTAGCGCTGCTCATACTAGTTGGAGTGATAAtgcttgatttgtttgtttctttgtaggAAGCAGAGGAAGGAGTGATTGCATATGAAGACTGTGGAGTGAAGCTCACTGTGCCATACCATACCAAGGACCTGGAGGGAGGAAGTCACCCTCAGACTGGAGACAAGGTACCTCCTGAGTGAAACTCTGTTATCCTTGAGATTAGATGTACaaattctttatttaaacaatgATCTTCTGTACCCCTTAATTTAGTTAGAGCTTGAAGCCCTGTAGTGTATTTTGCCTGTGcagtttattcatttgtctGACCTCTAGGTGGAGTTCTCAATCAATGAGGTGAAGCGAACTGGCCAGCAGAGTGCTGTCTCCATCCGGGTCCTCAACCGTAATGCCTCCAATGCCAAAAGACTGCATGGATTTGTTGCCACACTGAAAGATAACTTTGGCTTCATTGAGACAGCAAATCATGATCAGGAAATCTTTTTCCATTACAGGTAGACATTTAAACTCCTAGATACTCTAAATGAGAGAAGCACTGATTTGTTTAGTTATATTCAttcaattgtttatttttgcttctcctCAGTGAAATGTGTGGAGACTTGGAGAACTTGGAGCTGGGTGACACAGTGGAGTACACTCTCTcaaagggaaaaggaaacaaagtcAGTGCTGAAAAGGTTACCAAAGTGGCTGCAGGTATGAAGGCTTTCATTCCAGCTGTTCATTCCAGATAGTTCATATTCAGTATTTGCAGATTAGGTGATGTGTACAAAAACgtgttttcctcttttagtGAATGGCACTGGTGAAGATGTTGGTACGTCAGTGATGATGGGGAAAGTAATCCGACCCTTACGCAGTGTGGACCCCTCACAGACAGATTACCAAGGACTTATTGAGGTCACAGAAGAAGGTTGGTGTCGGGTTGTGATGGCAGTAATATTTAACGTTCACCAAATAAAATACTACTTTTAAATgctgatgttttgttgttgctctttCAGGAGGACCTAAAGGGCAGCATTATCCCTTTGGAATCATGGGTATGGCAAACAAAGCAGATTGTCTACAGAAAGGAGAACTTGTGAAGTTCCAGGTCTGCACGGTATCTCAGACTGGACAGAAGATGGCCTGTAATGTGGTCCCTCAGCGCAGAGCGATGGTGGAGTGTGTCAAAGACCAGGTaatgttcagttattttttatgtttctaaACCACAGTGCTACATTGTAGACTATGTTGCATTTGAATTGCTGCAAGTTTGGATCCTAAAGTTTTAGCTTTGATTTCCCCCAGTTTGGCTTCATCACATATGAAGTTGGTGAGAGCAAGAAGCTGTTCTTCCATGTAAAAGAGGTGCAGGATGGTCTGGAGCTCCAGACCGGGGATGAGGTGGAGTTCTCTGTTGTCCTCAATCAACGCACAGGAAAATGTAGTGCCTGCAATGTTCGCAGAGTCAGGTAGGAACCAGTACAGTAAAGGGTGTAAGACctggtttttaattttattagtTTATCTCTAGAAAAGGAAATATGGCAAAGTGAAATACTTCAAAGCTCATTGTGTGTCTCACATCATAGTGAGGGGCCTAAGCCAGTGGTGACGCCTCGTCCTGACCGTCTGGTGAACCGACTGAAAAGCATCACTCTGGATGATGCCAGTGCTCCACGCCTGGTGATTGTAAGACAGCCCCGTGGTCCTGACAATTCAAAGGTACTGTTAAGTTTGTTACTCATTTAACCACGTGGACAGTTTAGCCGtccacaacaataaaatgcCAATATATTGTAAATACAAAGTTCTGATTGGGGGACATTTGATATTATTACATATACTAGAAATGAGCAGTTATATTCATGCTGTTGTGTCTTTAATACATTGAAAATGTACTTGCTAGCCCCAGAGTTGCACCAGGTTCAGCTTCctgaaacaaatggaataattatagatttttatgtaaactcttattaaagtttgtctttttctaTGCAGGGCTTCAATGTGGAGCGCAAGACTCGCCAGCCTGGTGTCATTGACTGAGCAATACAGAGCCTGGACTGTTTGGTGGGACACTGTCTCAAAAGGCAACAGCAGGGGATAAGGGAATTTGATTTGACACATGCTTGTACACAAACTCATCCACAGACAtgcgcacacatacagtaatcGGCATGTGTAATCTTTGTCCCCAATGATACCTGTGCGGGAACTCCTCTTATTCCACAGTTCCCTGCTTCCCATGTATGATGTACTTGATAAAGAGCTCCACACTGCAGTGTACATGGGATctctgagtgtgtgcgtgtgtgacgTATCCTATCAGTGATTAGTGTGTAACAGAGGTATTTGTTTCAGAGGGCTTTGTCCCTCTAAATCAGAGTGATGACTGTGTGGCTGTTTATGTTCTGATCTTTTGAATCTGCTTCGTCTGGAATTCTGCACCTGTAGTTTGACTGGGTGAAAGAGTGTGACTGCTGGCATGTCTTTAAACCTCTGCTCCATTTTTGTTCCTCATACTTTTGCTCCTTTACCCATGGAAAATTAAACAATTTCATTATCAAGTTTCCTCTACTGTATGCTTTCCTACAAAATGCATAAAGCAAGTTCCCTCCATAAGGAGGATCATATTTGTCATATGTGCGAGCTTAAACTGAGGATTCTTCACTGCTCGGTTTTTTTGAgcagttttaaaatgctttattgAAGAGCTCAAGTGAAagcatggtgtgtgtgtgatgtatgtgAATGTCAAAGTAAATCTAATGGGATGTCCTTTTACCAATATGGAGCCTTTAGATACCTTTTTGGTATTCACATGCTCCACTTAAGCAATTTTTCCCAGGTGCAGAATTTCTTGTGGCATCTTATATCTGCAGTTCTTTTATACTTGTTTTCCTTGCACATATTTCTGcttaatttttttccattgaAACTCAGTCTGCTAATGAATAAGAAAGAATAAGGTGCCTAAAACCTacaagcaaaatgaaaaaggaaaaaaaaagaaaaaaaaaacaaaaacaacaaatttagATGTATCCTCTGTTCCCAGCCAACCGCCAAAATATTCAGAACAATCTTAGGGTGGCTTTCTTTTCTAGTAGAAATAATACTGATATGCATCCCAAACCTGTGGGTTGAACTATACTATGtaatgtgtgctttttttttttttttttttttctttttttttttgttcttagtGAAAGTTCAAACTTCAGATATGGCATAAATCTAACttaaagatggagaaaaaaaacagaataaaaaatgcatCTAGAATCAGGTTATCAATTATTGTGCTCTGGAGTCGAAGTGGGCGAGCTGTTGTGCCTCAGCACATTGCGTTACTGTCAAGTTTAATTTCTTTGGAGATCACCGGGTTTCAGTTGAACCACATACAGAGGTTCTCATGTACTTTTGTTAATGGTCGAATGAAACGATTGAATTAAAATTTTATGAAAATCACAAGCTGTTCTGTTGTCCTGTTTCTGAGAAAGCCTTCCAGTCTACTGAGACAATTTAAAAGCATGGAATAATTGTGAAACGACACCACTGATACGCTCCAAAGACTGAATTTACTCAAGTGTGATGGCCTCGACAGACCTGCTTGCCAACAATTACAATTTTAAAGATAATAGTGTGCAGTGATAAGGTGAAAGTCAACAGTAGATGGCATGTTTCTTATGAAATGAGACTAAATACACCAGAGTGAAGTTAAGTGTCACTTTTCCTCTAATTGAGGATCAGATCCTCAAAGTTCACGAATGAAAGCTGTCTACAATACAATATGCCGTTCATACAAAGCAAGGACAGTCCATCAAATAAAATAGtactttatttcctttctttttggaTGTCATGCGAAATGTACAGTATGCCATAATACAGTATTTGCAAGGCTGGTAGATTATCTACAATGTAccacatgtgcatgtaaactctATAGCAATATTATTACAATATTTTGTGAACCTATGCCATGAACTTTTAAGTGACCAAAAGGACAGTATTGTGCAAACAAGTCGTGGAATAATTGCCTTACAGACAGGGAGTTTGTCGTAGTGTCACTGTTCCATTACTTGAAAAAGATCTAGCATCAGGCATGTGGTGATCTGTCTTTGATGCCTCCCTTTTAGAGGTTTACTGGACAGAATTCACTTGAGGAATTAAATGTCAACAGGCCTAAGAAGGCCTTTGGATCCTTCATGAGGAACTAGAAAACTGCTCGGGAAACAGCCGTATGGAATACTTTCCTTAGCCCACTTAGAAACAGATTGCTTGGTTAGTTCCAAAATGAATTGTAGATGGGGTTTTTATCTTAGCTGATCACCTACAGAGGACCACATGAAGCCCCCCTCTATTATGGAGTCTATTTAATCACCGGGGAAAAAACCAAGGGAGGACTAATATTGAACAGTACAGTACAAGAGTACAAGTATGTTCACTAAGTACTCTAAATGCAAACATTCTGTGCAAGTTAGGAGACTGCAACTGGAGTACGATGAAGTTTTCACCATATATTCTGACTTCTGTGACCTTTGCTTATTCTAAACCTTGGTACTACCCAGATATATAGTGAGTTCAGAGCGGTGAATCGCTTTCTTTTTAGTCTGAGATTGAGAGCTTTGTGCTTCTGACCACCGAGTCCACCACTCCCTTAGCTCAGTGGGTCCGGTAGGCCTCCTCTCCTTTATCTGGTTGGGAGTAACTAGAGCATGAGGAGGGTTGAAGTCTTCTCTGGGCAAGAATTTCCTGTTAACATTTACATTCTTCACTGGAACAGGTCGTTGTGGACATTTATCCTCGGTCGAAACAGCTGAAATCTCGCTGGCAGCATTCATACGAGCTTTTGAAAACATATCTGACTCCTCTTGAACAACATTTGGTCCACCCAAAAAATTGAGTCCCTGCATTTTGTTCTTGCATTCCTCTAGTTTAGCCTTGCACTCCGCCGCCTTTTCTCTCATCTCAAGGAAATGACATTGCAAATCTTTCTCATAGCCTTCCTCTGCCTTTAACTCATTTTCCCAAAATTGTATCTGCTCCATTTCCTCTTCATCCATTCTCTCACgagcttcctcttcctcttttctgacCCTCTGTTTTATCTCAAGCTCATAAATCTGTTTGTCTATGCATGTTATCCTAACTTGTAAATCCTTCAAACACATCATCTGACATATTATGGTTTCTCTGAGAGTGTTTTTCTCATCTTCAGTTGTGGCACAGCTGAAGGTGTACAGGTCAGATTTTGCTTCTTGAGTTTTTTTGAGGTGCTTGCCTTCTTTGCCCCTTGTCTGATTCCCCATGCAGCAGGATGTTTGGTGATCCAAGTCTGACATTAAATTCTTCTGACCTCTGGCTTTACCTCTGCTACTTGGTTTTAAGATATCTTTGTCAATAATGAGAGAAATATCCAAAGAGCTACGATTCTTTCTATCTGTCTTCTTGATTCTTTCTTTATCACAGGCAGTGCTGTAGACCTTTCCTTTCCCCAGACTTTCTAGCCATTCCCAGGCCTCCTCCATGAGTGTCAGAGACTTTCTCTTTGGCCTTTTCAgctcttcttgtttctgttcagtttctTGTCTAAAACAGGACAACGGTGGCAAACTTTGCCGATGCAAACTTAGCGAACCACTGCCCCGCCGCATCCTGATTCCCGCCTCTTTCCTCCTTAATGGTGGACAGTGCTGGTATCTGCCTGTCTTTGCTCTGCTCATTTCATCACAGTGTGTGTCCCCAGAGTGTCCTTTGTGAAGAAGAGTGAGCTGGACTTCCCTGGCCTGCTCACCGTACTTCTCCAGCATCTCCAGAAGGCGTTCATCAGGCATCATGCAGCGCTCAAAGTCCTTGAATTTCTCCCTTAAAGTGTAGCGTCCAGATTGAcctaaaaagaaagatggaacaGTGGCTGTCAGCTTGGTCCAACCACAAAGTGAATCAAACTGCAGACATGCTGTACATACTCAGGGCCTGAGCCAATGCTAGAACCACTTCTTGGCATGTTGTTTCCTCTGTAACTCCGCAAACCACACGTGGGATTCCATCCACAAACACCTTCACTTCCATTGTTCCCGGCCTGTGATCTTAAAACGACATATAGCGTGTGGCGCATTAACCAGGAactctgttgtctctgttgGCTGGAAGCGGTCGAGACAGCGTAATGACCATTATTAACATTCACTGTAATCTGTCTGCCCATCATGTAGTCAAGCCTGAAGACAGTTAGACCAGTGTCTACATATACAGCTTGTTCCAGTaatacagaaagaagaaaaaaacgaaagcaaataaaaaaagaatatccGTGGAAAATATTGTCGGACCTACCTTTTTGTCCTGGCTGTAGCACAGACGCTCGGAGCCATCTGCTCTATGAATGTTGTGGTTGGGAGGAACAGTAGAGCAATTAAGACCAATTTAAATTCCTGAAGGCGTCTACCCCTGGCTGACTGTTTACAATCCCACCCATCTTTCTTAGATTCTacttagaaagaaaaaattatgAGAAACGAAATAACCCAAAAGAAAAATAGAGCAAGCAAGCATCCTGAGAAATTTGGGGGTTTATTTTCCTCTCAGTATAGTAACATATTCCAGATCGTTTTTATATTGACATGTGACTGACATGTCTTTTTGCATTATCTGCagttgttttagaaaatgtCTTTGACAATCTTTAGGCGCACagtgatgtctttttttgttttttgttttttgacacgAAGCAACAATGAACCATGCCGTGTGTATGGTAGACTCATGAACAGTGATGtcttaaatatgttaaagatcattttaagcttgatgtatttgtttgttgtttctgatcTCACAGAGCACTCAGCAACAAAATTCATCTatagcaggggtgtcaaacccatt harbors:
- the rassf11 gene encoding ras association domain-containing protein 8, whose product is MEVKVFVDGIPRVVCGVTEETTCQEVVLALAQALSQSGRYTLREKFKDFERCMMPDERLLEMLEKYGEQAREVQLTLLHKGHSGDTHCDEMSRAKTGRYQHCPPLRRKEAGIRMRRGSGSLSLHRQSLPPLSCFRQETEQKQEELKRPKRKSLTLMEEAWEWLESLGKGKVYSTACDKERIKKTDRKNRSSLDISLIIDKDILKPSSRGKARGQKNLMSDLDHQTSCCMGNQTRGKEGKHLKKTQEAKSDLYTFSCATTEDEKNTLRETIICQMMCLKDLQVRITCIDKQIYELEIKQRVRKEEEEARERMDEEEMEQIQFWENELKAEEGYEKDLQCHFLEMREKAAECKAKLEECKNKMQGLNFLGGPNVVQEESDMFSKARMNAASEISAVSTEDKCPQRPVPVKNVNVNRKFLPREDFNPPHALVTPNQIKERRPTGPTELREWWTRWSEAQSSQSQTKKKAIHRSELTIYLGSTKV